One genomic region from Ptychodera flava strain L36383 chromosome 5, AS_Pfla_20210202, whole genome shotgun sequence encodes:
- the LOC139133659 gene encoding ankyrin homolog encodes MVELLLEKGAEIDARAGENGYTPLAFAASNDACDVLSLLYQRGADIHLRGRKGRTALMAAAIADRSEASKLLLNLGARAEVVDDNGEPCIVTMLAKMPTVAPGGLNQLHEIDSANRQQMFHLQHLEPWKASKSHM; translated from the exons ATGGTTGAGTTACTATTGGAAAAAGGAG CGGAGATCGATGCCAGGGCCGGGGAAAACGGTTATACGCCGCTTGCCTTCGCAGCTTCAAACGACGCATGTGATGTTTTGTCACTCCTGTATCAACGTGGAGCTGATATTCACTTGAGAGGACGGAAAGGGAGGACAGCGTTGATGGCAGCAGCAATAGCAG ATCGCAGTGAAGCCAGTAAACTACTGCTCAATTTAGGTGCCAGGGCTGAGGTAGTAGATGATAATGGAGAACCATGTATTGTGACAATGCTGGCCAAAATGCCAACTGTG GCTCCCGGCGGTCTTAACCAGTTGCACGAAATAGACAGCGCAAACAGACAGCAAATGTTCCATCTTCAGCATTTAGAGCCATGGAAAGCGAGTAAGTCACACATGTAG